The stretch of DNA TCCTCACGTGTTGTTGGGTTCATCGTTGGCCTCAATACTGTGTTGAATTGAAGAACGAACAGCTTGGTTCTCACACTCTCGTTGACTGGTACAACTTTTGCCGAGAAGTGTGTGAACAAGTGTTGATTTTGGACAATAAGAAAATTGGTGGACCAGGGCACATTGTGGAAGTGGACGAGAGCAAGTTCGGCAAGAGGAAGTATAACATCGGGCATAAAGTCGAAGGAACCTGGGTCTTTGGGGGCATTGACCGGGAAACACGCAAGACCTTTTTCAGAGTGGTTGAGAAACGTAACGCGGAAACGTTGATCTCGGCGCTTAAAGATCACGTTCTTCCCGGGACCACTATCATTTCCGATTACTGGAAAGGATATGGCAAAGTCAAAGACCATGATTTTAAACATTTCACTGTAAACCACAGTGTTAACTTCGTTGATCCTAATGACCTGACCGTACATACGAACACTATAGAATCGCAATGGCGGGTTCTCAAAAGGAGCTTGCTACCAAGATTCGGTACCCAGAAAACGTTGTACGAAAGCTATTTCGCGGAGTACTGTATCAGGAAGCGATATATAGAGAAGTCCGTATGTCCGTTCAGGGCATTTTTACAGCTCATCAAGCGTGTGTACCCGCTCAAAGCCAGTCCTCTCTTCTTGCCGATTCCTGAATATCCTCCCTCTAACGCTACTAACGTTCGGCCAAGTAACGTTCGTCCATCCAGCAGCCGTTCTTCAGCTAACGACGCCCGACCTTCCACTAGTCGCAAAAGTTCAAGTCCTCCTCCTAATCCTCCACCCCAGAAGAGGTTGAAGGACCAAGAACCGGAGGATTTTGGTTTTAGCGACTACGaatattaaggtaagcctgagtaacctataatatgatcatttggataagatataattttgagtgctgcccaaagctttttttgtgtaggagagagacttacgaagggggtccgtgggcttgcccccgggtagggggtagtgacctgggaactactaggattggttaggtttggtttgtggggtttgtatgttagagacagtgtttggggggtcgcaggggggcgtcagccccccccccccccccgtttagttcacgatgaaggtaaggacatggcttgtaggtcaggttaggagggaattttgggttagttgtccatttttctcgcatatttc from Palaemon carinicauda isolate YSFRI2023 chromosome 5, ASM3689809v2, whole genome shotgun sequence encodes:
- the LOC137640771 gene encoding uncharacterized protein encodes the protein MDRCVPYSFSLSDVFEFISRIDQIDAINTLRCIHLRDFTRVTPEFFHYLFREGLLGDFRGPCKKCKKGDVALIRDGCNVRNGQSNYFWRCRNRKCRQKFTMWHKSFFEGSHLEERDIILLTCCWVHRWPQYCVELKNEQLGSHTLVDWYNFCREVCEQVLILDNKKIGGPGHIVEVDESKFGKRKYNIGHKVEGTWVFGGIDRETRKTFFRVVEKRNAETLISALKDHVLPGTTIISDYWKGYGKVKDHDFKHFTVNHSVNFVDPNDLTVHTNTIESQWRVLKRSLLPRFGTQKTLYESYFAEYCIRKRYIEKSVCPFRAFLQLIKRVYPLKASPLFLPIPEYPPSNATNVRPSNVRPSSSRSSANDARPSTSRKSSSPPPNPPPQKRLKDQEPEDFGFSDYEY